A single genomic interval of Nerophis ophidion isolate RoL-2023_Sa linkage group LG11, RoL_Noph_v1.0, whole genome shotgun sequence harbors:
- the LOC133562081 gene encoding uncharacterized protein LOC133562081, with the protein MLSDYTGLEGTGPTTSHDSPHKPHSSPGHATGHNYNPPPTTQFHIQDEGATADASTVKQQQSARPKHTNMFLSSPSPQQQHHTQYSGQGWQLTPPPPTLSPHTPANVSTLPRHQIGRSGYRLPTPAQVQAAHPSPLTYTSNSDSTHAPQLPMPNSRNPQMNLSNNPPVQHHSQSLAHNEMTPRRPPATGERGPIPMNVNYGNVDYATPSHASATAHLQTPAAHPQASLYPHALPQAIHDTASPHTPAPVYFQMPTPDPQARMYPTILTQNLDHAAPLHGPAPVHPWTPASDPRVNVYPNALPQSTPLPPFFAPNSAIAQPSPPAAYGGFLQTHQVKNVQIFTGHSDSKMLVEDWIRDMQYLLEAIELPMHLRFSTVVRHLGGEARRLVLNLPPHDQTPEKAFEELRAEYSDTYGSLDPLADFYERIQRPGESCCSYAIALEATLRAVEDSERGGRPFPDRDSKLTRQFLRGLEDEETYARILPMKPRLLSFRELQQELRDLAKETKKFQPQHKTKKAYAQVHGTPECGTNEKTETSKQNSELSELREIVQKLALSQEQQMAMLSHLESRILVPPTVQPAGSPTVPPAVSRIVPPAAPPQRFQSSPRTTVQGSSVTCYRCGKLGHIARVCRAALPDPSLSLAQQPQPVTPVEGNTAPSAQHLNA; encoded by the coding sequence ATGTTGAGTGACTACACTGGCCTGGAGGGCACAGGCCCTACAACCAGCCATGACTCTCCCCACAAGCCACATTCCTCTCCTGGACATGCAACAGGCCATAACTACAACCCTCCCCCTACCACACAATTCCATATTCAGGATGAAGGAGCAACGGCTGATGCCAGTACAGTGAAGCAGCAGCAGTCGGCGCGGCCAAAGCATACCAACATGTTCCTCAGCTCCCCTAGCCCTCAGCAGCAGCACCACACTCAGTACTCAGGGCAGGGCTGGCAGCTTACGCCGCCACCCCCAACTCTGTCCCCGCATACCCCAGCTAATGTGTCCACATTGCCGCGCCACCAGATCGGCAGGTCAGGCTACAGACTCCCAACTCCCGCCCAAGTCCAGGCTGCTCATCCTAGCCCCCTGACCTACACCAGCAATTCAGATTCCACCCATGCGCCCCAGCTCCCTATGCCGAATTCTCGAAACCCCCAAATGAACCTTTCGAACAACCCTCCTGTCCAACACCACTCTCAGTCCCTGGCCCATAATGAGATGACCCCCCGGCGCCCGCCTGCAACTGGTGAAAGAGGCCCTATCCCTATGAATGTGAATTATGGAAATGTTGATTACGCAACCCCTTCCCATGCCTCTGCTACAGCACATCTACAGACACCTGCTGCCCACCCCCAAGCCAGTCTGTATCCCCATGCCCTCCCACAAGCTATTCATGATACAGCTTCCCCTCACACCCCTGCCCCAGTATACTTTCAGATGCCAACTCCAGATCCTCAAGCCAGAATGTACCCCACTATCCTCACACAAAACCTTGATCATGCAGCCCCTCTCCATGGCCCCGCCCCAGTACATCCATGGACACCTGCTTCTGATCCCAGGGTCAACGTGTATCCTAATGCACTCCCCCAATCCACACCTCTACCTCCATTCTTCGCTCCAAACAGCGCCATAGCCCAACCGAGTCCTCCCGCTGCTTATGGTGGCTTCCTGCAGACTCATCAGGTTAAAAATGTCCAAATCTTCACTGGACATTCTGATAGCAAGATGCTTGTGGAGGACTGGATTCGTGACATGCAGTATCTCCTGGAGGCCATAGAGCTTCCCATGCACCTCCGCTTTTCCACAGTAGTGCGACACCTGGGTGGTGAAGCCAGAAGATTGGTGTTGAATCTACCTCCCCATGACCAAACCCCTGAGAAAGCATTTGAGGAATTGAGGGCGGAATACAGTGACACATATGGCTCTCTAGATCCACTAGCTGACTTCTATGAACGAATCCAGAGGCCTGGAGAGTCTTGTTGCTCATATGCCATAGCACTGGAGGCAACACTGCGAGCTGTTGAAGACAGTGAGAGAGGAGGCAGGCCTTTCCCCGACCGTGATAGCAAACTCACCCGGCAGTTCTTAAGGGGGCTTGAAGATGAGGAGACGTATGCCCGAATTTTGCCAATGAAGCCCCGGCTATTGAGCTTCCGAGAGCTGCAACAGGAGCTCAGAGATCTAGCAAAAGAAACAAAGAAGTTCCAACCACAGCACAAGACAAAGAAAGCATATGCCCAGGTACATGGCACACCTGAGTGTGGTACTAATGAGAAGACAGAGACATCGAAACAGAACTCAGAACTGTCAGAGTTGAGAGAGATTGTACAGAAATTGGCTCTAAGCCAAGAGCAACAGATGGCCATGTTGTCTCACCTCGAATCAAGAATTTTGGTCCCACCCACTGTCCAGCCTGCTGGCTCACCCACTGTACCGCCTGCTGTCTCACGCATTGTCCCTCCTGCAGCCCCCCCACAAAGATTCCAGTCATCACCAAGGACTACAGTACAGGGCTCCAGTGTGACATGCTACCGGTGTGGGAAACTAGGACACATTGCCCGGGTCTGCAGAGCAGCTCTCCCAGATCCCAGCCTGTCCTTGGCTCAGCAACCCCAGCCGGTGACCCCTGTGGAGGGAAACACAGCTCCCTCAGCACAACATTTAAACGCCTAG